One window of the Solanum stenotomum isolate F172 chromosome 11, ASM1918654v1, whole genome shotgun sequence genome contains the following:
- the LOC125843699 gene encoding uncharacterized protein LOC125843699 → MSIDMDPHPTPFPGKFQSVKSRFNKNISKAPKIQSKEPSIPRQNRVFGTVRSTNVPTKTVPGKPLAKSSSGVPQKPLKSPKKTQSLTESAVNPVTESAKKEVNRAKTRKKSVCFQENREVVAATEPKTPVKSPVLAKPRLSGSTTPFHSAEKCSKCRFDRLETSSYWLSQIKLAENVGKHSVSAAFFRLAFDTKAEPFRNILLELKRYLRRHKHLSEGKEWREVCFNYGLLKDESNSKDKIGNSSKNKEIELECTIVEKEKEEELKWLNLEVDEEYGIIQEGNELPFSLLC, encoded by the exons ATGTCTATAGATATGGATCCTCACCCTACACCATTTCCAG GTAAATTTCAATCTGTGAAATCAAGATTCAacaaaaatatctcaaaagCACCAAAAATTCAATCCAAAGAGCCATCCATTCCCAg GCAAAACAGAGTTTTTGGCACAGTTCGAAGCACGAATGTTCCAACAAAAACAGTTCCTGGAAAGCCATTGGCAAAATCTTCATCTGGGGTTCCTCAAAAACCActcaaatcaccaaaaaagacTCAATCTTTAACTGAGTCTGCAGTAAATCCAGTAACGGAAAGCGCCAAGAAAGAAGTAAACAGAgcaaaaacaagaaagaaaagtgTGTGTTTTCAAGAAAACAGAGAGGTTGTTGCTGCTACTGAGCCAAAAACTCCGGTGAAATCGCCTGTTTTGGCGAAGCCTCGACTCTCTGGAAGCACAACTCCTTTTCACAGTGCTGAGAAATGCAGCAAATGCAGatttgatagattggaaacGTCGAGTTATTGGCTTTCTCAGATCAAATTGGCTGAAAATGTTGGAAAACACTCTGTTTCTGCTGCTTTTTTTCGACTGGCTTTTGATACCAAAGCTGAG CCCTTTCGAAACATTCTGTTGGAATTGAAAAGGTATCTACGAAGACACAAGCATTTATCCGAGGGCAAAGAATGGAGAGAAGTTTGTTTTAACTATGGTTTATTGAAGGATGAGAGCAATTCTAAGGACAAAATTGGAAATAGTAGCAAGAACAAAGAGATTGAATTGGAATGTACcattgttgaaaaagaaaaagaagaagaattaaagTGGTTGAATTTGGAAGTTGATGAAGAATATGGTATTATTCAAGAAGGAAATGAACTTCCATTTTCATTATTGTGTTGA